A stretch of Paludisphaera borealis DNA encodes these proteins:
- a CDS encoding ThuA domain-containing protein, producing the protein MSRDLNRRELLLASGAAWLGAGAFAKATAAALKAPKRVLFFTKSSGFPHSVVARQGGNLSHAEKILTEIGKEHGFEVVASKDGRLFEPDQIGQWDGFVFYTTGDLTVPGTDKTPPISVEGEKAFYDALKGGKGFIGMHCAADTFGHFKPRDKSGDDPYIQMIGGEFYSHGPQQEVTIEVADAAFPGLADGFGASNSFKLNDEWYALKNHPDDLHVILVQKTKGMQGHEYERPDYPATWARPYGKGRVFYTSMGHREDVWTNPKYQGLLLGALAWTTGLVDADVSPNIKKVTPGYKTLPSGVKK; encoded by the coding sequence ATGTCGCGAGACCTGAACCGTCGAGAGTTGCTCCTGGCCAGTGGAGCCGCCTGGCTGGGCGCGGGGGCGTTCGCCAAGGCGACGGCCGCGGCCCTCAAGGCACCCAAGAGGGTCCTCTTCTTCACCAAGAGTTCGGGATTCCCCCACTCGGTGGTCGCCCGCCAGGGGGGCAACCTCTCGCACGCCGAGAAGATCCTGACCGAGATCGGCAAGGAGCACGGCTTCGAGGTCGTCGCCTCCAAGGACGGCCGGCTGTTCGAGCCCGACCAGATCGGCCAGTGGGACGGGTTCGTCTTCTACACCACGGGCGACCTCACCGTGCCCGGCACCGACAAGACGCCCCCGATCTCGGTCGAGGGCGAGAAGGCGTTTTACGACGCCCTCAAGGGGGGCAAGGGGTTCATCGGCATGCACTGCGCGGCCGACACGTTCGGCCACTTCAAGCCCCGCGACAAGAGCGGGGACGACCCGTACATCCAGATGATCGGCGGCGAGTTCTACTCGCACGGCCCCCAGCAGGAGGTGACCATCGAGGTCGCCGACGCCGCGTTCCCGGGCCTGGCCGACGGCTTCGGCGCGTCGAACAGCTTCAAGCTCAACGATGAATGGTACGCCCTCAAGAACCACCCCGACGATCTTCACGTGATCCTCGTCCAGAAGACCAAGGGCATGCAGGGCCACGAGTACGAGCGCCCCGACTACCCGGCCACCTGGGCCCGCCCCTACGGCAAGGGCCGCGTCTTCTACACGTCGATGGGCCACCGCGAAGACGTCTGGACCAACCCCAAGTACCAGGGGCTGCTGCTCGGCGCGCTGGCCTGGACCACCGGCCTGGTCGACGCCGACGTCTCGCCCA
- a CDS encoding ATP-binding protein, whose product MERSRRITLNREIREVPGRPDRLDVTSRRAALESLRSTTLGSKAAGPILITGESGAGKTRLWGRLADELPSGWRFAVVQAAPALDPVDFLSLTASQFGVAASDRLATNRLAIASALQDESADGRSWVLVVENAHHASPEVWSEIEALSACGSPRAEHGFAAVLLVGRTELTRRFAGRSLQTVANRLAGHIHLPPLDVEEASQLLASVRPDRLDAAEIEPLHRDAAGNPRTLLRLVETRGLGRSATPSPSVPAPAQPQPAARQVQAAASSPSLEASPRPVTRPEARPAPVVIAETILEPPPLVPSRPPLREEEGLIEVGWSGSLDAENTPSIVASELDESAETAVATAPLGEETIEDRYAALQAWAEWARNRGRLNPTTESTDDPAEDADPDSGTNDELDLESVEDATEAEFGADVRAEGEHDHAPYSQLFTRLRQPK is encoded by the coding sequence ATGGAGCGAAGTCGGCGCATCACCCTGAATCGAGAGATCCGTGAAGTCCCCGGCCGTCCTGATCGCCTCGACGTCACCAGCCGTCGCGCAGCATTGGAATCGCTCAGGTCGACGACCCTCGGGTCGAAGGCCGCCGGACCGATCCTGATCACGGGCGAGTCTGGAGCCGGCAAGACGCGCCTCTGGGGACGCCTCGCCGACGAGCTGCCCTCAGGCTGGCGGTTCGCCGTCGTCCAGGCCGCCCCGGCGCTCGACCCCGTGGACTTCCTCAGCCTGACGGCGTCGCAGTTTGGGGTCGCGGCCTCGGACCGGCTCGCGACGAATCGCCTGGCGATCGCCTCGGCCCTCCAGGACGAGTCGGCCGACGGCCGGTCATGGGTTCTGGTGGTCGAGAACGCCCACCACGCTTCTCCCGAAGTCTGGTCCGAGATCGAGGCCCTTTCCGCCTGCGGCAGCCCGCGTGCGGAGCACGGTTTCGCGGCCGTCCTCCTGGTCGGCCGGACCGAGCTGACGCGGCGGTTTGCGGGCCGATCGCTCCAGACTGTGGCCAATCGTCTGGCGGGGCACATCCATCTACCGCCCCTCGACGTCGAGGAAGCGTCCCAGCTTCTGGCCTCAGTCCGTCCCGACCGCCTCGACGCCGCCGAGATCGAGCCGTTGCACCGCGACGCCGCCGGCAACCCCCGCACGCTGCTGAGGCTGGTGGAAACCCGAGGGCTCGGCCGCTCGGCGACGCCGTCGCCGTCCGTCCCGGCCCCCGCCCAACCTCAGCCTGCCGCTCGGCAAGTCCAGGCGGCCGCGTCGAGCCCGAGCCTGGAGGCGTCGCCCCGGCCCGTGACGCGACCCGAAGCCCGGCCGGCACCGGTCGTGATCGCCGAAACGATCCTCGAACCGCCTCCGCTGGTTCCAAGTCGGCCCCCCCTTCGCGAGGAGGAGGGGCTCATCGAAGTCGGCTGGAGCGGGAGCCTCGACGCCGAGAACACTCCGTCGATCGTGGCGAGCGAGCTGGACGAGTCGGCCGAGACGGCCGTCGCGACCGCTCCCCTCGGCGAGGAGACGATCGAAGACCGCTACGCCGCGCTCCAGGCCTGGGCCGAGTGGGCCCGGAATCGCGGGCGTCTGAACCCCACGACCGAATCGACGGACGACCCCGCCGAGGACGCCGATCCGGATTCCGGGACGAACGATGAACTCGACCTGGAGAGCGTCGAGGACGCGACCGAGGCCGAGTTCGGCGCGGACGTCCGGGCCGAGGGCGAGCACGACCACGCGCCCTACAGCCAGCTTTTCACCCGCTTGAGGCAGCCGAAGTAG